One Prunus dulcis chromosome 7, ALMONDv2, whole genome shotgun sequence DNA segment encodes these proteins:
- the LOC117633874 gene encoding G-box-binding factor 1 isoform X3 translates to MKAGVFSGPTKMGTGEEGTPSKPSKQASTAQEIPTTPSYPDWSSSMQAYYGPGATPPPFFASTVASPTPHPYMWGAQHPMMPPYGTPVPYPAMYPPGGVYAHPSMVATPASAQTNPELEGKGPDGKERVSTKKPKGTAGNTGLVGGKAGESGKATSGSGNDGASSGESGSEGSSDGSEDNANQQEYGANKRGSFDKMLADGAGGAKMRANPSGAPSAAGADHWIQDERELKRQKRKQSNRESARRSRLRKQAECEELQARVETLSNENHNLRDELHRLSEECEKLTSENTNIKEELTRVCGPDFVANLEQQPGGGEGNS, encoded by the exons ATGAAAgcag GGGTGTTTTCTGGGCCAACAAAAATGGGGACAGGGGAAGAGGGCACGCCTTctaagccttccaaacaagcTTCTACAGCTCAG GAAATACCAACAACACCTTCATATCCTGATTGGTCCAGCTCTATGCAG GCTTATTATGGTCCTGGAGCTACTCCACCTCCCTTTTTCGCCTCTACTGTTGCTTCCCCAACTCCACATCCCTATATGTGGGGAGCCCAA CATCCTATGATGCCGCCATATGGAACTCCAGTTCCGTACCCAGCCATGTATCCTCCAGGTGGAGTTTATGCTCATCCTAGTATGGTCGCG ACTCCAGCCTCAGCACAGACAAATCCAGAGTTGGAAGGGAAGGGCCCAGATGGGAAAGAGCGGGTTTCAACCAAAAAACCCAAGGGAACTGCAGGAAATACAGGTTTGGTTGGTGGCAAGGCTGGGGAGAGTGGAAAAGCAACTTCAGGTTCAGGAAATGATGGCGCTTCAAG TGGTGAAAGTGGTAGTGAGGGTTCATCAGATGGCAGTGAAGATAATGCTAACCAACAG GAGTATGGTGCAAACAAGAGGGGAAGCTTTGACAAGATGCTTGCAGATG GTGCTGGAGGAGCAAAAATGAGAGCAAATCCATCAGGAGCTCCATCAGCTGCGGGTGCTGACCACTGGATTCAA GACGAACGTGAACTGAAAAgacagaaaagaaagcaatCAAATAGGGAGTCAGCTAGGAGGTCAAGATTACGGAAGCAG GCGGAGTGTGAAGAGCTACAAGCAAGGGTGGAGACATTGAGCAATGAGAATCATAACCTTAGAGATGAACTGCACAGGCTCTCAGAAGAATGCGAGAAACTCACATCTGAGAATACTAATATAAAG GAAGAGTTGACACGAGTGTGCGGACCAGATTTCGTAGCAAACCTTGAGCAGCAGCCTGGTGGTGGTGAGGGCAACAGTTGA
- the LOC117633874 gene encoding G-box-binding factor 1 isoform X1, whose protein sequence is MKAGVFSGPTKMGTGEEGTPSKPSKQASTAQEIPTTPSYPDWSSSMQAYYGPGATPPPFFASTVASPTPHPYMWGAQHPMMPPYGTPVPYPAMYPPGGVYAHPSMVATPASAQTNPELEGKGPDGKERVSTKKPKGTAGNTGLVGGKAGESGKATSGSGNDGASSGESGSEGSSDGSEDNANQQEYGANKRGSFDKMLADGANAQNTGAIVQASVPGKPASMPATNLNIGMDLWNSTPAGAGGAKMRANPSGAPSAAGADHWIQDERELKRQKRKQSNRESARRSRLRKQAECEELQARVETLSNENHNLRDELHRLSEECEKLTSENTNIKEELTRVCGPDFVANLEQQPGGGEGNS, encoded by the exons ATGAAAgcag GGGTGTTTTCTGGGCCAACAAAAATGGGGACAGGGGAAGAGGGCACGCCTTctaagccttccaaacaagcTTCTACAGCTCAG GAAATACCAACAACACCTTCATATCCTGATTGGTCCAGCTCTATGCAG GCTTATTATGGTCCTGGAGCTACTCCACCTCCCTTTTTCGCCTCTACTGTTGCTTCCCCAACTCCACATCCCTATATGTGGGGAGCCCAA CATCCTATGATGCCGCCATATGGAACTCCAGTTCCGTACCCAGCCATGTATCCTCCAGGTGGAGTTTATGCTCATCCTAGTATGGTCGCG ACTCCAGCCTCAGCACAGACAAATCCAGAGTTGGAAGGGAAGGGCCCAGATGGGAAAGAGCGGGTTTCAACCAAAAAACCCAAGGGAACTGCAGGAAATACAGGTTTGGTTGGTGGCAAGGCTGGGGAGAGTGGAAAAGCAACTTCAGGTTCAGGAAATGATGGCGCTTCAAG TGGTGAAAGTGGTAGTGAGGGTTCATCAGATGGCAGTGAAGATAATGCTAACCAACAG GAGTATGGTGCAAACAAGAGGGGAAGCTTTGACAAGATGCTTGCAGATG GAGCAAATGCACAGAATACTGGGGCAATTGTTCAAGCTTCAGTGCCTGGGAAGCCTGCCTCTATGCCTGCTACTAATCTGAATATCGGAATGGACTTATGGAATTCAACCCCTGCAGGTGCTGGAGGAGCAAAAATGAGAGCAAATCCATCAGGAGCTCCATCAGCTGCGGGTGCTGACCACTGGATTCAA GACGAACGTGAACTGAAAAgacagaaaagaaagcaatCAAATAGGGAGTCAGCTAGGAGGTCAAGATTACGGAAGCAG GCGGAGTGTGAAGAGCTACAAGCAAGGGTGGAGACATTGAGCAATGAGAATCATAACCTTAGAGATGAACTGCACAGGCTCTCAGAAGAATGCGAGAAACTCACATCTGAGAATACTAATATAAAG GAAGAGTTGACACGAGTGTGCGGACCAGATTTCGTAGCAAACCTTGAGCAGCAGCCTGGTGGTGGTGAGGGCAACAGTTGA
- the LOC117633874 gene encoding G-box-binding factor 1 isoform X2 codes for MGTGEEGTPSKPSKQASTAQEIPTTPSYPDWSSSMQAYYGPGATPPPFFASTVASPTPHPYMWGAQHPMMPPYGTPVPYPAMYPPGGVYAHPSMVATPASAQTNPELEGKGPDGKERVSTKKPKGTAGNTGLVGGKAGESGKATSGSGNDGASSGESGSEGSSDGSEDNANQQEYGANKRGSFDKMLADGANAQNTGAIVQASVPGKPASMPATNLNIGMDLWNSTPAGAGGAKMRANPSGAPSAAGADHWIQDERELKRQKRKQSNRESARRSRLRKQAECEELQARVETLSNENHNLRDELHRLSEECEKLTSENTNIKEELTRVCGPDFVANLEQQPGGGEGNS; via the exons ATGGGGACAGGGGAAGAGGGCACGCCTTctaagccttccaaacaagcTTCTACAGCTCAG GAAATACCAACAACACCTTCATATCCTGATTGGTCCAGCTCTATGCAG GCTTATTATGGTCCTGGAGCTACTCCACCTCCCTTTTTCGCCTCTACTGTTGCTTCCCCAACTCCACATCCCTATATGTGGGGAGCCCAA CATCCTATGATGCCGCCATATGGAACTCCAGTTCCGTACCCAGCCATGTATCCTCCAGGTGGAGTTTATGCTCATCCTAGTATGGTCGCG ACTCCAGCCTCAGCACAGACAAATCCAGAGTTGGAAGGGAAGGGCCCAGATGGGAAAGAGCGGGTTTCAACCAAAAAACCCAAGGGAACTGCAGGAAATACAGGTTTGGTTGGTGGCAAGGCTGGGGAGAGTGGAAAAGCAACTTCAGGTTCAGGAAATGATGGCGCTTCAAG TGGTGAAAGTGGTAGTGAGGGTTCATCAGATGGCAGTGAAGATAATGCTAACCAACAG GAGTATGGTGCAAACAAGAGGGGAAGCTTTGACAAGATGCTTGCAGATG GAGCAAATGCACAGAATACTGGGGCAATTGTTCAAGCTTCAGTGCCTGGGAAGCCTGCCTCTATGCCTGCTACTAATCTGAATATCGGAATGGACTTATGGAATTCAACCCCTGCAGGTGCTGGAGGAGCAAAAATGAGAGCAAATCCATCAGGAGCTCCATCAGCTGCGGGTGCTGACCACTGGATTCAA GACGAACGTGAACTGAAAAgacagaaaagaaagcaatCAAATAGGGAGTCAGCTAGGAGGTCAAGATTACGGAAGCAG GCGGAGTGTGAAGAGCTACAAGCAAGGGTGGAGACATTGAGCAATGAGAATCATAACCTTAGAGATGAACTGCACAGGCTCTCAGAAGAATGCGAGAAACTCACATCTGAGAATACTAATATAAAG GAAGAGTTGACACGAGTGTGCGGACCAGATTTCGTAGCAAACCTTGAGCAGCAGCCTGGTGGTGGTGAGGGCAACAGTTGA